ACCGCTAAGGCTGCTTTAAATTGAGCGGATCGTATCTTTTTCTTAAGCTGTGTTACGAACCTGCCATAATCAGCAGAAACAATGCTTTGCCGCTTAGAAACAGTCTTTTTCATCACTCTAACTCACGCGGTTGCGGTTTAAGTCCATATAGGTTTGCTTTTTCAAAAATAAGGTATAGTCATGAAATCATTGTAGCGAGTGGTTTTTGATTTGACAATCGAAAACTTTATCGGCGGGAATGTAAAAGCGCTTGCGCTTTAAAAGTGTAGGGTGATCAAATTCAAGGACAATGGCATGCAAGGCAAGGCGTGATAAAGTGTTTGCTGTTGCGCCGTATTTGATATCCCCAACAATAGGATGACCTATGTCATGGGCTTGGGCTCGGATTTGGTTTTTACGGCCTGTTTCTAATGTCAAAAGAAGTTCGGAAAATTGATCGGATTGTTTTACGACTTCATAGTGTGTGATGGCCATTTTTCCGCGATGAGAGTGGGTGACGTGCACTTTCAAAGAAGGATCTTCGATGAGTCGCGACATCCATGTCCCTTGTTGAGGTGACACTTTGCCTTGAACAATGGCGCGGTATTGGCGTTTAATCGAGTGATCAAAAAACTGTTCTTTGAGGTGATCGCGTGCTTTTTCATTGAGAGCAAAAACAA
This region of Simkaniaceae bacterium genomic DNA includes:
- a CDS encoding RluA family pseudouridine synthase; its protein translation is MKLLDKLKLEYPESSSSQIKKWILQGRILLNGRSCKKPHQLTLSDDKVMLENHRQPPLQHDIQILYADKDLVVINKPAGLLSVNLDKEDAPNAHDILKRHFKPKRVFPVHRLDRETSGILVFALNEKARDHLKEQFFDHSIKRQYRAIVQGKVSPQQGTWMSRLIEDPSLKVHVTHSHRGKMAITHYEVVKQSDQFSELLLTLETGRKNQIRAQAHDIGHPIVGDIKYGATANTLSRLALHAIVLEFDHPTLLKRKRFYIPADKVFDCQIKNHSLQ